In the Ostrinia nubilalis chromosome 7, ilOstNubi1.1, whole genome shotgun sequence genome, one interval contains:
- the LOC135073618 gene encoding uncharacterized protein LOC135073618, with translation MSSNEENLPSTSGQGQGRGRGRGRGRGANRGRGAEDPEALLTVRAARQVSQRHFANLSAADKDDLPDAPPRKRRTLNASPERELPEVVDPLQPTPQVDPLQPSTSWQPTPPLQVPADVEFVHNEEIGHGSRDPTPPLQVPADVEFVHNEIGHGSRDPTPPLQVPADVEFDHNEEIAESDASVDTAEADTVPNSPSSLDSLVFRLSTTENWANVCRTPQKKREYFNDDITDSDASC, from the exons ATGTC atctaACGAAGAAAATTTGCCCTCAACCTCAGGCCAAGGCCAAGGCCGTGGCCGTGGCCGCGGTCGCGGTCGCGGTGCCAATAGAGGCAGAGGTGCTGAGGATCC GGAAGCACTTCTTACTGTCAGAGCCGCCCGACAAGTTTCGCAAAGACATTTTGCGAACTTGTCGGCGGCCGACAAGGACGACCTTCCCGACGCGCCTCCGCGCAAACGGCGAActtt AAATGCTTCTCCTGAGAGGGAGCTGCCCGAAGTAGTGGATCCACTGCAACCTACGCCGCAAGTGGATCCACTACAGCCATCAACTTCGTGGCAACCGACGCCGCCTCTACAAGTGCCGGCTGACGTCGAGTTTG TTCACAACGAGGAGATTGGCCACGGGTCCAGGGACCCGACGCCGCCTCTACAGGTGCCGGCTGACGTCGAGTTTG TTCACAACGAGATTGGCCACGGGTCCAGGGACCCGACGCCGCCTCTACAGGTGCCGGCTGATGTCGAGTTTG ATCACAACGAGGAGATTGCCGAAAGCGACGCGTCCGTTGATACGGCAGAGGCGGACACAGTACCCAATTCGCCCAGTTCTCTGGACTCTTTGGTTTTCCGCCTGTCAACCACAGAGAACTGGGCGAATGTATGCCGTACGCCCCAAAAAAAAAGAGAGTATTTTAACGACGACATCACAGACTCTGATGCTTCTTGTTAA
- the LOC135073266 gene encoding ethanolamine kinase, with protein MSSVCLPAGDVFVPIKIEENNLHMGISKLLEVIRPNWPANDIKFKLFTDGITNKLVACQLNTDHNNENIVLVRIYGNKTDLLIDRNAELRNIKTLNKLGLAPQVYGMFENGLAYQYYPGETLTVESVLNPKIWPLVATQMAKMHKVKLAEEIKEEPMVWDKIEQFLMLLPEPFTDPKKHKRFVNSFGSITRLRIEFERLKSHLIRTESPIVFAHNDLLLGNVIYNQAEGTIAFIDYEYATYNYQGFDIANHFNEFVGLSIEDIDYSRYPSEEFQKQWIHTYLTEYLNTDNPSGQDIDKVYTEVQQLSLASHFLWGIWSLVQYELSNIDFDFGRYAEIRLNQYQGLKDKIFKEFS; from the exons ATGTCGTCAGTTTGTCTTCCAGCTGGTGATGTATTTGTACCCATAaaaattgaagaaaataatCTTCATATGGGGATTTCAAAATTACTTGAAGTTATAAGACCTAATTGGCCAGCTAACGATATCAAATTTAAG TTATTTACAGATGGAATTACTAATAAATTGGTGGCGTGTCAGCTAAACACAGACCAtaacaatgaaaatattgtgttGGTACGGATTTATGGCAACAAAACTGACTTGCTTATTGACAGAAATGCAGAGTTACG AAACATCAAAACTCTAAATAAACTAGGGCTGGCTCCTCAAGTTTATGGAATGTTTGAAAATGGTCTCGCTTATCAATACTATCCCGGTGAGACGCTCACAGTTGAATCTGTGTTAAATCCTAAAATATGGCCACTAGTAGCAACTCAAATGGCAAAAATGCATAAAGTTAAACTAGCAGAAGAA ATAAAAGAGGAGCCAATGGTATGGGATAAAATTGAacaatttttaatgttattaccGGAACCTTTTACTGATCCCAAAAAACATAAAAG ATTTGTGAATAGCTTTGGGTCAATAACAAGACTAAGGATAGAGTTTGAGCGCCTAAAATCACACTTAATCCGAACTGAGAGCCCAATAGTGTTTGCTCACAATGATTTGCTTCTAGGAAACGTGATCTACAACCAAGCTGAAGGGACCATAGCTTTCATTGATTACGAATATGCAACATATAACTATCAGGGGTTTGATATTGCCAACCACTTCAATGAATTTGTGG GTTTATCAATAGAGGATATCGATTACAGTAGATACCCGAGTGAAGAGTTCCAAAAACAATGGATCCATACATACCTCACAGAATATTTGAATACTGACAATCCGTCTGGCCAAGACATTGACAAAGTATACACTGAAGTACAGCAGCTATCCTTGGCATCGCATTTTTTGTGGGGCATATGGTCCCTTGTTCAATATGAGCTATCGAatatagattttgattttggaaG ATATGCTGAAATAAGGCTAAATCAATACCAAGGGCTAAAGGACAAAATTTTCAAAGAATTCAGTTGA